The sequence GCCTTGGCAGGGTCTCCGCAGGCCGCGTGCCGCGCCGACCCGGTTCTGGACAGTTCACTTGGGATGAAAGGACACGATATGACCAATCACCAGGACGATCACTCACGGCGAAGCGTCATTGCCGGCGGCTTGGGAGTCGCGTCGGCCGCTCTGCTGGCTTCGGGGCGCGAGCGCTTTGCCCTGGCCCGGCCTGCAGAACCCATCCTGCAGCCTGAGGCCCTGAAGGTCGCTCCCGGCGAGGACATCCGCTGTGGGATTATCGGCGTCGGCGGGCGGGGTACAGGGGTACTGGAAGCGATCAACCATGTGGCCGGCGTCCGGGTGACTGCCATCTGCGACATCGACGAGGCCAAGGCCAAGGCCGCCGCCGCGAAAGTCGCTGCTGACCAGCCCCGGCTGTTCAAGGACTACAAGGAGCTGATCAGCTTCAGCCCCATCGACGTCATCTTCGTGGAGACACCCTGCTACCTGCACGCCGACATGGTGGTTGAGGTGATGAAGTCGGGGCGGCACTGTTACGGTGAGAAGCCGATGGCCCTCAGTGTGGCCGACGTTGAACGGGTCGTTCGGGCGGTCGAAGCCAGCCGGAGGGTCTACCAGGTCGGAACGCAACTCCCCTACGCGGCCCCCTGGTTTGGAGCGATCAAGGCGGTCAATGAAGGCGCCATCGGCAAGCCTATCCTGATCCGGGCCCACCGGATGAATGGCGGCGACCTGCCTCATCACATTCCCTGGTTCTTCGACCGAAAACAGTGCGGGGATATCATCCTCGAGCAGGCGGTCCACGAGTTTGACATCTTCAACGCCCTGCTCCAGGACATCCCGGAACAGGCGTGCGGCTTCGGCGGCCAGGCCATGATGTTCAAACCCGCCGGCCGGAACATACGCGATCACTACGCCGTCGTCTTCGACTACGG is a genomic window of Phycisphaerae bacterium containing:
- a CDS encoding Gfo/Idh/MocA family oxidoreductase — protein: MTNHQDDHSRRSVIAGGLGVASAALLASGRERFALARPAEPILQPEALKVAPGEDIRCGIIGVGGRGTGVLEAINHVAGVRVTAICDIDEAKAKAAAAKVAADQPRLFKDYKELISFSPIDVIFVETPCYLHADMVVEVMKSGRHCYGEKPMALSVADVERVVRAVEASRRVYQVGTQLPYAAPWFGAIKAVNEGAIGKPILIRAHRMNGGDLPHHIPWFFDRKQCGDIILEQAVHEFDIFNALLQDIPEQACGFGGQAMMFKPAGRNIRDHYAVVFDYGKDRKVAYSHAYISVPNVPCDGRSEFVYGTGGVVDVEYGMIYPRDGKPRKVEEEPKGDSTQLAVNHFFECVRNGRRPLTDVTRGRNGALVGLLGLKALDTGRTATMKELLSQGYSA